Proteins found in one Rhizobium sp. NZLR1 genomic segment:
- a CDS encoding tail fiber domain-containing protein: MTRKLIIRVLLCSTFLAGSGAILQSCIFDPGAKTLFASEEPARNVTPGRKTTPAVRKVAVNSNQPAFARSENSSSGNSSSGGGMGGGSGSSSSSSSSSSSSSSGTSWSDRRLKTDIRRLGTSAEGIPIYAFRYIWGGPMFIGTMAQDLLTIRPDAVIATGSGYYMVDYDKLDLAMISVPEERSPFTVEAALAQAVKAARKRSVQPAM, translated from the coding sequence ATGACAAGAAAGCTCATCATCCGTGTTCTGCTTTGCTCGACCTTCCTTGCAGGTTCAGGCGCAATCTTGCAGAGTTGCATCTTCGACCCTGGCGCCAAGACGCTATTCGCCAGTGAGGAGCCCGCCAGGAACGTTACGCCTGGCAGGAAAACCACGCCCGCCGTTAGAAAAGTGGCCGTAAATAGCAATCAACCGGCTTTCGCCCGCTCCGAGAACAGTTCCAGTGGGAATTCCAGCTCTGGCGGCGGCATGGGCGGCGGCTCTGGTTCCAGCAGCTCTTCCAGTTCAAGCAGTTCATCGAGCTCCTCGGGTACCTCGTGGTCTGATCGCCGCCTGAAGACCGATATCCGCCGCCTTGGCACTTCGGCTGAAGGTATTCCAATCTATGCTTTCCGTTACATCTGGGGCGGGCCGATGTTCATCGGCACGATGGCGCAGGACCTGTTGACGATCAGACCCGATGCGGTCATCGCTACCGGATCGGGCTATTACATGGTCGATTATGACAAGCTCGACCTTGCGATGATCTCAGTGCCGGAAGAGCGGTCACCGTTCACAGTTGAAGCAGCGTTGGCGCAGGCGGTGAAGGCGGCGCGGAAACGCTCCGTCCAGCCGGCAATGTGA
- a CDS encoding SDR family NAD(P)-dependent oxidoreductase — MATLREMFDVRGKSVIVTGGASGIGRAYAEVMADNGARVCIFDLNAATLETVVAEIKANGGDVWGQVVDVSDRPRMSDAFDTVAERHGRIDVVFANAGIDPGPGFLSTEGGRIPEGAIDALDDAQWDRGIEVNLTSVYTTVKNSARHMKKSGGGRIIVTSSIAAQINEAIVGTSYMPAKAGVDHFVRQMAMELGMFGILVNCISPGPFMTNIAGGRLKIPADRKAFEEQSLIGRIGDTEDIKGLALYLASPCSSYVTGSQIVIDGGAMNRIK; from the coding sequence ATGGCGACATTGCGAGAAATGTTCGACGTTCGTGGCAAGTCGGTGATTGTCACCGGCGGTGCCAGCGGCATCGGCCGTGCATACGCGGAGGTCATGGCGGACAATGGCGCGCGCGTCTGCATATTCGACCTGAACGCGGCAACGCTGGAAACGGTAGTTGCCGAAATCAAGGCCAATGGCGGTGACGTCTGGGGGCAGGTCGTCGACGTTTCCGACAGACCCCGAATGAGCGACGCTTTCGACACCGTGGCCGAACGGCATGGGCGGATCGACGTGGTCTTCGCCAATGCCGGCATCGACCCCGGCCCGGGCTTCCTGTCGACCGAAGGCGGACGCATTCCAGAAGGCGCTATCGACGCGCTGGACGACGCACAATGGGATCGTGGCATCGAGGTCAACCTCACATCGGTCTACACGACAGTCAAGAATTCTGCCCGGCACATGAAGAAATCGGGCGGCGGCAGGATCATCGTCACGTCCTCGATCGCGGCACAGATCAACGAGGCGATCGTCGGCACGTCCTATATGCCCGCCAAGGCGGGCGTCGACCATTTCGTCCGTCAGATGGCAATGGAACTGGGCATGTTCGGCATCCTCGTCAACTGCATATCGCCTGGGCCCTTCATGACCAACATCGCCGGCGGTCGGCTAAAGATTCCCGCGGACCGCAAGGCTTTCGAGGAGCAATCGCTGATCGGGAGGATCGGCGACACTGAGGACATCAAGGGCCTTGCACTCTATCTGGCATCGCCATGCTCGTCTTACGTCACCGGCAGCCAGATCGTCATCGATGGCGGCGCGATGAACCGCATCAAGTGA
- a CDS encoding isoprenylcysteine carboxylmethyltransferase family protein, with protein MPISEDRDTLTRSPLVTQAATLAGVLVGIALATYLRLDPGKAMALSVLCLLLAWIVVDGTPAARRAWALRERRHEAPAASWRRIGTKIVGLAALLGAVVIACSIFPFFTQSSAVRWFIEAGHTAIPISIALVGATILYVAVTDLVAEEPDDYLNQVGRAVLMQDFREEDVLFALRLLAIKCFFLVLMFSSGIAALSDLAEKPAWLFPSLSAAWFEGLLRLVLLLDVILAAGGYIATFKLFGWHVRATETTALGWLVCLICYEPFFPVISHAFVPYGDGPGWESIIQEGSVVFILWSVATLFCTVIYVWATVAFGPRFSNLTHRGIITSGPYRFIKHPAYVSKNIAWWLFAFPSFIASGLAEGLARAGMLAIISLIYLLRARAEERMLSRDPAYRDYAENVAAHRLLAMAKRRLAPAAPRV; from the coding sequence GTGCCGATATCGGAGGACAGGGATACCCTCACCAGGAGTCCCCTGGTCACTCAAGCTGCGACCCTTGCCGGCGTTCTCGTCGGCATTGCGCTCGCGACCTATCTGCGGCTTGATCCTGGCAAGGCGATGGCGCTTTCGGTCCTCTGTCTTCTCCTGGCGTGGATCGTCGTCGACGGCACACCGGCTGCGCGCCGGGCCTGGGCATTGCGAGAGAGGCGGCATGAGGCTCCCGCCGCTTCCTGGCGGCGCATCGGAACCAAGATTGTCGGACTCGCCGCGCTTTTGGGTGCGGTCGTCATCGCCTGTTCCATCTTTCCGTTTTTCACGCAGTCGTCGGCGGTTCGATGGTTCATCGAGGCCGGCCATACGGCCATCCCCATCTCCATCGCTCTTGTCGGCGCCACCATTCTTTACGTCGCGGTCACCGATCTCGTCGCCGAGGAGCCCGACGATTATCTCAACCAGGTCGGCCGTGCGGTGCTGATGCAGGATTTTCGCGAAGAAGACGTGCTGTTCGCATTGCGGCTGCTCGCGATCAAATGCTTCTTCCTCGTGCTGATGTTTTCAAGCGGCATAGCCGCACTTTCCGATCTTGCCGAAAAGCCGGCCTGGCTGTTTCCCTCACTTTCAGCCGCCTGGTTCGAAGGCTTGCTGCGGCTCGTCTTGCTTCTCGACGTCATCCTGGCGGCCGGCGGCTACATCGCCACCTTCAAGCTTTTCGGATGGCATGTCCGGGCGACGGAGACGACGGCGCTCGGCTGGCTCGTCTGCCTGATCTGCTATGAGCCGTTCTTCCCGGTGATTTCGCATGCCTTCGTGCCTTATGGCGACGGACCGGGTTGGGAGAGCATTATCCAGGAGGGGTCGGTGGTCTTCATCCTCTGGAGCGTCGCGACGCTGTTCTGCACGGTTATCTACGTCTGGGCGACCGTCGCCTTCGGACCGCGATTTTCCAACCTGACCCATCGCGGCATCATCACATCAGGCCCCTACCGCTTCATCAAACATCCGGCCTATGTCTCGAAGAACATCGCCTGGTGGCTGTTTGCGTTTCCGAGCTTCATCGCCAGTGGCCTGGCCGAAGGACTTGCGCGGGCTGGCATGCTGGCGATCATCAGTCTTATCTATTTGCTGCGCGCCCGCGCCGAAGAGCGCATGCTGAGCCGAGATCCCGCCTATCGGGACTATGCCGAGAACGTCGCGGCGCATCGGCTTTTGGCGATGGCCAAGCGGCGGCTGGCGCCTGCGGCGCCGCGTGTCTGA